One Meles meles chromosome 13, mMelMel3.1 paternal haplotype, whole genome shotgun sequence DNA segment encodes these proteins:
- the ANKRD1 gene encoding ankyrin repeat domain-containing protein 1: MNQPQADMMVMKVEDLVTGKKNGNGETGEFLPEDFRDGQYEAAVTLEKQEDLKTLPAHSLSLAEQQWKIEKEREAELKKKKLEQRSKLENLEDLEVIIQLKKRKKYKKTKVPAIKEPEPEIITEPVDVPRFLKAALENKLPVVEKFLSDKNNPDVCDEYKRTALHRACLEGHLAIVEKLMEAGAQIEFRDMLESTALHWASRGGNLDVLKLLLNKGAKISARDKLLSTALHVAVRTGHYECAEHLIACEADLNAKDREGDTPLHDAVRLNRYKMIRLLIMYGADLNIKNCAGKTPMDLVLHWQNGTKAIFDSLKENSYKTSRIASF, translated from the exons ATGAACCAACCTCAGGCTGACATGATGGTGATGAAAGTGGAAGATTTG GTCACAGGGAAGAAGAATGGCAATGGGGAGACTGGGGAGTTCCTACCTGAGGATTTCAGAGATGGGCAGTATGAAGCTGCTGTTACTTTAGAGAAGCAAGAGGACCTGAAGACACTTCCAGCCCACTCCCTGAGTCTGGCAGAGCAACAGTGGAAAATTGAGAAAGAGCGAGAGGCGGAG cTCAAGAAGAAAAAACTAGAACAAAGATCAAAGCTTGAAAATTTAGAAGACCTTGAAGTCATCATTCAgcttaagaaaaggaaaaaatacaagaagaCTAAAGTCCCAGCTATAAAGGAACCTGAACCTGAAATCATT ACGGAACCTGTGGATGTGCCGAGGTTCCTGAAGGCTGCCCTGGAGAATAAACTGCCAGTAGTAGAAAAATTCTTGTCGGACAAGAACAATCCAGATGTCTGTGATGAG TATAAACGGACGGCTCTTCACAGAGCATGCTTAGAAGGACATTTGGCAATTGTGGAGAAGTTAATGGAAGCTGGAGCTCAGATCGAATTCCGTGATATG CTTGAATCTACAGCCCTCCACTGGGCAAGCCGTGGAGGAAACCTTGATGTCTTAAAATTGCTACTGAATAAAGGAGCAAAAATCAGTGCTCGGGATAAG TTGCTCAGCACAGCGCTGCACGTAGCTGTGAGAACCGGCCACTACGAGTGCGCGGAGCATCTCATCGCCTGTGAGGCGGACCTCAACGCCAAAGACCGA GAAGGAGATACCCCTCTGCATGACGCCGTGAGGCTGAACCGTTATAAAATGATCCGACTCCTGATTATGTATGGGGCCGACCTCAACATCAAGAATTGT GCTGGGAAGACCCCAATGGATCTGGTCCTGCACTGGCAGAATGGAACCAAAGCGATATTTGACAGCCTGAAGGAGAACTCCTACAAAACCTCTCGCATAGCCTCCTTCTGA